A single Actinomycetes bacterium DNA region contains:
- a CDS encoding IclR family transcriptional regulator, whose product MVPEGKNPSTSAAASGRVLSTAQHALQALEIIAQHPKGIPIKALARRLNISLSSGYYLISSMREQGFAEVSPAGPGLYTLGPKFAELYEGYVAASLQPERLTPVLEELRDKASARAYSAMWSNGDLEVVEIRGRRGARELQDVTKGFRGAAHGLALGKIYLAHLHEDAWPASLSGSSYKRYTPATITSPAALRRHLLSVRDNDLAFDLQEFSTGACCVAAPVRDGRNGLVATLGISVPARRFEAEQKNLVRVVRELAAAASGELAAVTVASALGAQESSQQSPGSPAGSA is encoded by the coding sequence ATGGTGCCGGAAGGGAAGAATCCCTCAACGAGCGCAGCCGCCTCCGGGCGGGTACTGAGCACGGCCCAGCACGCCCTCCAAGCCCTCGAGATCATCGCCCAGCACCCCAAGGGCATCCCGATCAAGGCCCTGGCCCGCCGCCTGAACATCAGCCTCTCGTCGGGGTACTACCTCATCAGCTCCATGCGGGAGCAGGGCTTCGCCGAGGTCTCGCCGGCCGGGCCGGGCCTCTACACCCTCGGACCGAAGTTCGCCGAGCTGTACGAGGGCTACGTCGCGGCCAGCCTCCAGCCCGAGCGACTGACCCCGGTCCTCGAGGAGCTGCGCGACAAGGCGTCGGCCCGCGCCTACTCGGCGATGTGGAGCAACGGGGACCTCGAGGTGGTGGAGATCCGGGGCCGGCGCGGCGCGCGGGAGCTGCAGGACGTCACCAAGGGCTTCCGGGGTGCCGCCCACGGCCTCGCGCTCGGCAAGATCTACCTCGCCCACCTGCACGAGGACGCGTGGCCGGCGAGCCTGAGCGGGTCGAGCTACAAGCGCTACACCCCGGCCACGATCACCAGCCCGGCCGCGCTGCGGCGCCACCTGCTCTCGGTGCGGGACAACGACCTCGCGTTCGATCTCCAGGAGTTCTCGACCGGCGCCTGCTGCGTTGCGGCGCCGGTCCGTGACGGCAGGAACGGGCTGGTGGCGACCTTGGGCATCTCGGTGCCCGCTCGACGGTTCGAGGCCGAGCAGAAGAACCTGGTCCGGGTGGTCCGGGAGCTGGCCGCCGCGGCGTCCGGGGAGCTGGCGGCGGTGACCGTCGCCTCCGCCCTGGGCGCGCAGGAGTCCAGCCAGCAGAGCCCGGGCAGCCCGGCCGGAAGCGCGTAG
- a CDS encoding GNAT family N-acetyltransferase — protein MAGEPSIRPATPADLDPVRALASAYGNLRDWPDRPDYLDHELAAGRMLLAEDGAGLAGFASALERDGVTHLADLFVRQDRLGQGVGRALLTAILPARGERMTFASADPRALPLYARAGMRPVTPLLYLRGDRASAARLPNPGTATASAGPAAVADLDRHAAGRHRGADHAFLAAAGASGLLVGDGDRTLGYAWVRVPAGAGPGLEAFLGPLGASTEDDARRVAIAAVRYAAARAQTVHVPLLGPHPALAPLLAAGFRVDDTDTFMASRVNLLDPRRYAPSPDLG, from the coding sequence GTGGCCGGCGAACCCTCGATCCGGCCGGCGACCCCGGCCGACCTCGACCCGGTGCGGGCGCTCGCCAGCGCCTACGGCAACCTGCGGGACTGGCCCGACCGCCCGGACTACCTCGACCACGAGCTCGCTGCCGGACGGATGCTCCTGGCCGAGGACGGGGCCGGGCTGGCCGGCTTCGCGTCGGCACTCGAACGAGACGGGGTCACCCACCTCGCCGACCTCTTCGTCCGCCAGGACCGGCTCGGCCAGGGCGTGGGCCGGGCGCTCCTGACCGCCATCCTGCCCGCCCGAGGCGAGCGGATGACGTTCGCGTCCGCCGACCCGCGGGCGCTGCCGCTCTACGCGCGGGCCGGCATGCGCCCGGTCACCCCCCTGCTGTACCTCCGCGGCGACCGGGCGTCGGCCGCGCGGCTGCCCAATCCCGGCACCGCGACCGCGAGCGCCGGGCCGGCCGCGGTCGCCGACCTCGACCGGCACGCGGCCGGACGGCACCGCGGGGCCGACCACGCCTTCCTCGCCGCGGCGGGGGCCTCGGGGCTGCTGGTCGGCGACGGCGACCGCACCCTCGGCTATGCCTGGGTGCGCGTGCCGGCCGGGGCTGGCCCGGGCCTGGAGGCGTTCCTCGGCCCGCTCGGCGCCAGCACCGAGGACGACGCGCGGCGGGTGGCGATCGCCGCCGTCCGGTACGCGGCCGCCCGCGCCCAGACCGTGCACGTGCCGCTGCTCGGCCCCCACCCCGCGCTCGCCCCGCTGCTGGCGGCCGGGTTCCGGGTCGACGACACCGACACCTTCATGGCCTCCCGGGTGAACCTGCTCGACCCGCGGCGCTACGCCCCCTCGCCCGACCTGGGATGA
- a CDS encoding low molecular weight protein-tyrosine-phosphatase, which produces MTHDPAASSRPTRRVLVVCAGNICRSPTAEAVIRRLGASHPVVDFEVRSRGTQNWNVGKHAHPAMTRIAAERGYDLSRHVAAQVTTDDLAWADDVLVMDDENRQQLVARHPDLAQRVRLLDSRSIPDPWLVDEDPAYTDSLDRIELAVRTYLASLEPNAEQRGPRP; this is translated from the coding sequence ATGACCCACGATCCAGCCGCGAGTTCCCGTCCGACTCGGCGCGTTCTTGTCGTGTGTGCGGGGAACATCTGCCGGTCGCCGACCGCAGAAGCCGTGATTCGCCGCCTTGGAGCCAGCCACCCTGTGGTGGACTTCGAGGTGCGCTCGCGCGGCACGCAGAACTGGAACGTCGGCAAGCATGCTCACCCCGCCATGACCCGCATTGCCGCGGAGCGCGGCTACGATCTCTCCAGGCATGTCGCTGCTCAAGTCACCACCGACGACCTGGCATGGGCGGATGATGTTCTCGTGATGGATGACGAGAACCGTCAGCAGCTTGTCGCAAGACATCCGGACCTTGCGCAGCGCGTTCGGCTGCTGGACTCCCGCAGCATTCCGGACCCCTGGCTGGTTGACGAAGATCCCGCCTACACCGATTCGCTTGACCGCATCGAGCTAGCTGTCCGCACCTATCTGGCCAGCCTCGAACCCAACGCCGAGCAACGCGGACCGCGTCCCTGA